A genomic segment from Pseudoalteromonas nigrifaciens encodes:
- the tnpC gene encoding IS66 family transposase, with amino-acid sequence MCHAIKMPDTILITELQNQLALMQAKLDGLEKDKISLQEDKVEMQSRIDHLLAELKLSKSQKYGKKSEKAPRGTFNEAEQHKTTEPPKHHKKGKQILAEHFEREEVEHTLTELTCQCCGEQLHQCGSEDSEQVKIIPAKVSVIKHKQFKYACRHCEHEQLASKIITAPKPKQPIPGSIASPEALSAVVTGKYCDALPLYRFVDILGRGGLELSRGTLANWCIKAGLLISPLVAAMQRHLLSEHSLCADETRTQVLDEGDNPSSNSYMWVYRSNEVSREPVVIYDYQAGRSRACAKEFLAGYQGYLQCDGYRVYDGIEGITPVGCWAHARRKYNDALKAESKNKGRAHKAISFISQLYKLETHAKNKQLSPQARYQLRQEKALPILMHFKAWLDEAEGKVTAGSYIGKAIKYTLNQWPKLMRYSEDGELGIDNNITERDIRPFTTGRKNWLFSKSVNGAQASAILYSIVMTCRANDINPYYYFVHLFKTLPNRDEGDDDFTDLMPWNVQLDFDYS; translated from the coding sequence ATGTGTCATGCTATTAAAATGCCAGACACTATTCTCATCACCGAACTACAAAATCAGCTTGCACTTATGCAGGCTAAGCTTGATGGCTTAGAAAAAGATAAAATTTCACTGCAAGAAGATAAGGTTGAAATGCAATCGCGGATTGACCACTTGCTTGCTGAGCTTAAGTTAAGTAAATCCCAAAAATACGGTAAAAAAAGTGAAAAAGCCCCACGGGGCACCTTCAATGAAGCGGAGCAGCATAAAACGACTGAGCCGCCTAAACACCATAAGAAAGGTAAACAAATACTGGCTGAGCACTTTGAACGAGAAGAAGTTGAGCACACCTTAACCGAGTTAACGTGTCAGTGTTGCGGTGAACAACTACATCAATGTGGTAGTGAAGACAGCGAGCAAGTGAAGATTATTCCGGCGAAAGTCAGTGTCATTAAGCACAAACAATTTAAATATGCTTGCAGACATTGCGAGCATGAACAATTGGCCAGTAAAATAATCACCGCGCCTAAACCCAAGCAGCCTATTCCTGGCAGCATTGCGAGTCCAGAAGCGTTATCGGCGGTTGTTACGGGCAAATACTGCGATGCCTTACCGCTTTATCGTTTCGTTGACATACTGGGCCGTGGCGGCCTTGAACTATCGCGCGGAACATTAGCTAATTGGTGTATTAAAGCGGGCCTGCTAATCAGCCCCTTAGTGGCAGCCATGCAACGTCACTTGCTTAGTGAGCATAGTTTATGTGCCGATGAAACCCGTACACAAGTGTTAGATGAAGGTGACAACCCTAGCAGCAATTCCTACATGTGGGTTTATCGCAGCAATGAGGTCAGCCGTGAGCCTGTCGTGATTTACGATTACCAAGCAGGTCGAAGTCGCGCTTGCGCAAAAGAATTTCTTGCCGGTTATCAAGGCTATTTACAGTGCGACGGTTACCGTGTTTATGACGGTATTGAAGGCATTACCCCTGTTGGTTGCTGGGCACACGCTAGACGCAAATATAACGATGCCTTAAAAGCAGAGTCGAAAAACAAAGGTCGAGCGCATAAAGCCATCAGCTTTATCAGCCAATTATATAAACTGGAAACCCACGCTAAAAACAAACAGTTATCTCCTCAAGCGCGGTATCAGTTACGACAAGAAAAAGCCTTACCCATATTAATGCACTTTAAAGCGTGGCTTGATGAAGCCGAAGGTAAAGTAACGGCGGGGAGTTATATTGGCAAAGCGATAAAATACACGCTTAATCAATGGCCGAAATTAATGCGGTATAGTGAAGATGGCGAACTAGGGATTGATAATAATATTACTGAGCGAGATATTCGGCCGTTTACCACTGGTAGAAAAAACTGGCTATTCTCAAAATCGGTTAATGGTGCTCAGGCCAGCGCGATACTTTATAGTATTGTGATGACCTGCCGTGCCAATGACATCAATCCTTATTACTACTTTGTGCATTTATTTAAAACGTTGCCGAATCGAGATGAGGGTGATGATGATTTTACCGACCTAATGCCGTGGAATGTGCAGCTAGACTTCGATTATAGCTAA
- a CDS encoding RNA-guided endonuclease InsQ/TnpB family protein, whose amino-acid sequence MKKTLRYNYRLNPTPEQEAKLIEFGATARGIWNLLLSENMRRYEFDKTFLFYNDMASLLKEIKPFEEFTWIKSFDSAAAQQVARDLETALKNAISKGRLQRFPKHKISYKKKKLHNDSFRAVNNSNCIRIEDGTISIPKVGKVPIILHRELASKIKTVTVQFRHGKWECSITQEVECKTALRVLKTITGFDINSKQTVVGSNGYVADNPKFLTQSKAKLNQLQRQLARRNKGSNRWHKTRQRINKLHGKISRQRLDFAHQISRQITNENDILVFEDLNVKAMQKFNGSMVADNVMALITQLSKYKAELAGKLYHEIGRFEKSTGICSECGQHHVLTLNDRHFICVACGVHQNRDLSAAKSIANTGELDLIAAGIVARVNPTSQRKAANKMKVFELSKFAVGSEKKRSSLAFIS is encoded by the coding sequence ATGAAAAAGACGCTTAGATACAATTACAGACTGAATCCTACACCAGAACAAGAAGCTAAACTCATAGAGTTTGGCGCGACTGCGCGTGGTATTTGGAACTTATTACTGTCTGAAAATATGCGTCGATATGAGTTCGATAAAACATTCTTGTTCTACAATGATATGGCCTCGCTTCTTAAGGAAATAAAGCCTTTTGAAGAGTTTACGTGGATTAAGTCTTTTGACTCGGCAGCAGCTCAGCAAGTTGCTCGCGACTTAGAAACAGCGTTAAAGAACGCAATCTCGAAAGGCCGTTTGCAGCGCTTTCCAAAGCATAAAATCTCATACAAAAAGAAAAAACTTCATAACGATTCATTTCGAGCGGTAAACAATTCTAATTGCATCCGTATTGAAGATGGCACTATCAGTATTCCAAAAGTTGGTAAAGTGCCTATCATTTTACATCGCGAACTGGCTAGCAAAATCAAAACGGTAACTGTTCAGTTTCGCCACGGTAAATGGGAATGCAGTATTACTCAAGAAGTGGAGTGCAAAACAGCGCTTCGCGTTTTAAAAACAATCACAGGTTTTGACATTAACTCAAAGCAAACGGTAGTTGGCTCGAACGGCTACGTGGCCGACAATCCAAAGTTTTTAACGCAATCAAAAGCCAAATTAAATCAATTGCAACGTCAGCTTGCCCGCCGAAATAAAGGCTCAAATCGCTGGCACAAAACAAGACAACGCATCAATAAATTACACGGTAAGATCTCAAGGCAAAGGCTCGACTTTGCACACCAAATCTCACGACAGATAACCAATGAAAATGACATTTTAGTGTTTGAAGATTTAAACGTAAAAGCGATGCAAAAATTCAATGGCAGTATGGTAGCTGACAATGTGATGGCTCTGATAACTCAGCTTTCAAAATACAAGGCTGAGCTTGCAGGCAAGCTCTATCATGAAATTGGTCGATTTGAAAAATCGACTGGGATTTGTTCTGAATGCGGCCAGCACCATGTTTTAACATTGAACGATAGACATTTCATTTGTGTGGCTTGCGGAGTGCATCAAAATCGGGACCTTTCAGCGGCTAAAAGCATAGCGAACACAGGTGAGTTAGACTTAATAGCGGCTGGAATCGTCGCAAGGGTTAATCCCACTTCTCAGCGGAAAGCAGCTAATAAAATGAAAGTCTTCGAGCTATCGAAGTTTGCTGTTGGATCTGAGAAAAAAAGAAGCAGCCTAGCATTCATAAGCTAG
- a CDS encoding hemerythrin domain-containing protein, giving the protein MNIFEALSADHDIQRKLVDALIQTHGDTDERQKLMLELKTQLKQHAKFEERYFYNPLMFEDLTHEKARHSVAEHHDIDELIEQLEETDRSSPAWLVAAKKLHHLVHHHLDEEEHEVFQLAGKALTEGQKESLAEHYNDAMH; this is encoded by the coding sequence ATGAATATTTTTGAAGCACTAAGCGCCGATCATGACATACAGCGTAAGTTAGTAGATGCGCTTATTCAAACTCATGGTGATACAGATGAGCGTCAAAAGTTAATGCTTGAACTAAAAACACAGCTAAAACAACATGCAAAGTTTGAAGAGCGTTATTTTTATAACCCACTGATGTTTGAAGATCTAACCCATGAAAAAGCCCGCCATAGTGTGGCAGAACATCATGATATTGATGAATTAATTGAACAACTTGAAGAAACCGATAGGAGTTCACCAGCGTGGTTGGTTGCTGCTAAAAAACTCCATCATTTAGTGCATCATCACTTAGATGAAGAAGAGCACGAAGTATTTCAACTAGCCGGCAAAGCACTAACCGAAGGGCAAAAAGAAAGCTTAGCTGAGCACTACAACGATGCAATGCACTAA
- a CDS encoding S9 family peptidase: protein MLKLSLVLAMGLSSSLVSASTVLTVEDIPKIQSVIQTSISPDGDNVAFTRSVPRELYVDENGTNYRELYVVNDKGVERPFITGSVSISSIQWSNNSKTIYFLAKLKDDKFTALYQIPVDGGQAHKVLSLKDTSISSYALSPDNKHLAILAMPAADKSDKELKKLGFMAEVYEQGLKNKQLFIADLKQTDKPLSPAALNVANYVSDVNWAADGKKLLVKTQPTALIDDKYTKSQWHLFDIASNQVTMSFATEGKLGTAELSHDGRYIAILGAQDKHDPATGRLFLADTKSGKVDEWLPNFSGHVADIEWQNKRNTLNFIANVGTQSFVGSIKTGSNKYKKIVKEGQFIASSLSISASDKTLALRANTAKHPNEVFIVRSKKAERLTDSNTWLNDKRFAKQQTINLKARDGVEIDGVLVYPLDYKKGTRYPLIMSVHGGPESHDKDGWLTNYSRPGQMGAARGYAVFYPNYRGSTGKGVDYSKLGQNDYAGKEFDDLVDFKNHLVDMGLVDTKRVGITGGSYGGYASAWGATKLTEHFAASVMFVGVSNQLSKFGTTDISNEMNLVHARSYPWDKWQWYLERSPIYWAGQSKTPLLIMHGKDDPRVHPAQSMELYRYMKVQGKDVRLVYYPGEGHGNRKVAAQYDYSLRLMRWMDNYLIDGNKDMPAFEIDHAAKLKAIKDANK from the coding sequence ATGTTAAAACTTAGCTTAGTGCTTGCAATGGGATTATCTAGCTCATTGGTAAGTGCTTCAACAGTATTAACGGTTGAAGATATCCCAAAAATTCAATCAGTTATTCAAACCAGTATTAGTCCAGATGGCGATAACGTCGCTTTTACTCGTTCGGTGCCGCGTGAGCTGTATGTTGATGAAAATGGCACTAACTACCGTGAGCTGTATGTGGTTAACGACAAAGGTGTAGAGCGCCCTTTTATTACCGGTTCGGTTAGTATTAGCAGCATTCAATGGTCTAACAACAGTAAAACCATCTACTTTTTAGCAAAATTAAAAGATGACAAATTTACCGCGCTTTATCAAATTCCGGTTGATGGCGGCCAAGCACATAAAGTACTGTCATTAAAAGATACCTCTATTTCAAGCTACGCACTAAGCCCTGACAATAAACACCTCGCTATTTTGGCAATGCCAGCAGCTGATAAATCTGATAAAGAGCTTAAAAAATTAGGCTTTATGGCAGAGGTATACGAACAAGGTTTAAAAAACAAACAGCTGTTTATTGCTGATTTAAAACAAACCGATAAGCCACTTTCACCTGCCGCGCTCAATGTAGCTAACTATGTTAGTGATGTTAACTGGGCTGCCGATGGCAAAAAGCTACTGGTTAAAACTCAGCCTACTGCGTTAATTGATGATAAGTACACAAAATCACAATGGCACTTGTTTGATATAGCAAGTAATCAAGTAACTATGTCGTTTGCCACAGAGGGTAAACTTGGTACAGCAGAGCTTTCTCATGATGGTCGTTATATCGCAATTTTAGGCGCACAAGATAAACACGATCCTGCTACTGGTCGCTTATTTTTAGCCGATACAAAAAGCGGTAAAGTAGATGAGTGGTTACCCAACTTTAGCGGCCACGTAGCCGATATTGAATGGCAGAATAAACGCAATACCTTAAACTTTATTGCCAATGTAGGCACCCAAAGCTTTGTCGGCAGCATTAAAACCGGCAGCAATAAATACAAAAAAATAGTTAAAGAAGGTCAATTTATTGCCTCAAGCCTAAGTATCTCTGCTTCAGATAAAACCTTAGCGCTGCGCGCCAATACCGCAAAACATCCTAACGAAGTGTTTATTGTTCGTAGCAAAAAAGCAGAGCGTTTAACCGATTCAAACACGTGGCTAAACGACAAGCGCTTTGCCAAGCAACAAACAATTAATTTAAAAGCCCGTGACGGCGTAGAAATTGATGGTGTACTTGTGTATCCGCTTGATTATAAAAAAGGGACACGTTACCCATTAATCATGTCGGTACATGGCGGCCCTGAAAGCCATGACAAAGACGGTTGGTTAACTAACTACTCACGTCCTGGTCAAATGGGAGCAGCTCGTGGTTACGCTGTATTTTATCCAAATTATCGTGGCTCAACGGGTAAAGGGGTTGATTACTCTAAGCTTGGCCAAAATGACTACGCAGGCAAAGAGTTTGATGACTTAGTAGATTTTAAAAACCACCTTGTTGATATGGGTTTAGTAGACACTAAACGTGTTGGTATTACTGGTGGCTCATACGGCGGTTATGCTTCTGCGTGGGGCGCAACAAAATTAACTGAGCACTTTGCTGCCAGCGTAATGTTTGTTGGCGTATCTAATCAATTATCTAAGTTTGGTACTACCGATATATCTAACGAAATGAACCTAGTACATGCTCGTTCATACCCTTGGGATAAATGGCAATGGTACTTAGAGCGCAGCCCTATTTATTGGGCTGGACAATCTAAAACACCATTATTAATTATGCACGGTAAAGACGATCCTCGTGTACACCCAGCGCAATCAATGGAGCTATACCGTTACATGAAAGTGCAAGGTAAAGACGTGCGTTTAGTTTACTACCCTGGCGAAGGCCACGGTAACCGTAAAGTAGCAGCTCAGTACGACTACAGCTTACGTTTAATGCGTTGGATGGATAACTACCTGATCGATGGCAATAAAGACATGCCCGCGTTTGAAATTGACCACGCAGCTAAACTTAAAGCAATAAAAGACGCAAATAAATAG
- the tnpB gene encoding IS66 family insertion sequence element accessory protein TnpB (TnpB, as the term is used for proteins encoded by IS66 family insertion elements, is considered an accessory protein, since TnpC, encoded by a neighboring gene, is a DDE family transposase.) encodes MTPCTHQVYLVTGFTDMRKSINGLSIIVSDTLSLDPLSQAWFVFCNKQRDKLKILFWDTNGFWLYYRRLEQGRFQWPNHAQAHVAMGIEQRQLQWLLSGLPVNNKTRHSTLSGLSVI; translated from the coding sequence GTGACACCTTGCACCCACCAAGTTTACTTGGTCACGGGATTCACCGACATGCGAAAATCAATCAATGGGTTAAGTATTATTGTCAGCGATACCCTATCTCTCGATCCTTTAAGCCAAGCGTGGTTCGTTTTTTGTAATAAACAACGCGATAAATTAAAAATTTTGTTTTGGGATACCAATGGTTTTTGGCTTTATTATCGTCGCTTAGAGCAAGGACGATTTCAATGGCCAAATCATGCTCAAGCACACGTAGCCATGGGGATTGAACAACGGCAGTTACAATGGTTATTATCTGGCTTACCGGTAAATAATAAAACCCGCCACTCAACTTTATCAGGGTTATCAGTGATATAA
- a CDS encoding threonine/serine ThrE exporter family protein has translation MKNATFTEKRKFIVKLGKMLHKYGTPAYRLEAHLMEVATYLDLKSSFVMSPTSVTFVIWTDGHEDEYTHVARVDPGDHDLGSLADTDDLVNQMLDGKLTLHEVDEQLDIIFVAPNSYNKLTTGIAFATSGGAFAMLMGTSWFDVAWSALLSSLVYLFVLWSGRSKRVAHMLEPLVAIVSSIVACAISVYFAPEINIRLVVLSSIIVFIPGLALALGLAELAARHLVSGTARVMDSFMLLFKLYFGGFIGIGIGFALFGQADFVQPAPLPAWTPWLAIFLLCSSLIVIFRTKLKHAVWSIASGFIAYGTSIGSAMYLDYTLGTFVGALAVGIFSNLFNRVANAPASIVAMQGLIVLVPGSKTYIGLNSLIEGQDFVYAEHIGQQTFLIFMSLVAGLIFANVALPPKKSL, from the coding sequence TTGAAAAACGCAACCTTTACAGAAAAACGCAAATTTATCGTTAAATTAGGTAAAATGCTGCACAAATATGGTACGCCCGCATACCGCTTAGAAGCGCATTTAATGGAAGTTGCGACCTACTTAGACCTTAAATCGTCGTTTGTTATGTCGCCTACCTCTGTTACCTTTGTTATTTGGACCGACGGCCACGAAGACGAGTATACCCATGTTGCACGGGTAGATCCTGGCGATCACGACCTAGGCTCACTTGCCGACACCGACGACTTAGTTAATCAAATGCTTGATGGCAAGTTAACCTTGCACGAAGTGGACGAACAGCTAGACATTATTTTTGTTGCTCCTAACTCTTACAATAAACTCACTACAGGCATTGCGTTTGCCACATCTGGTGGTGCGTTTGCTATGTTAATGGGCACCAGCTGGTTTGATGTAGCTTGGTCTGCGTTACTCTCATCTCTTGTATACTTGTTTGTGCTTTGGTCGGGGCGCTCAAAACGTGTCGCCCACATGCTTGAGCCTTTGGTAGCAATTGTATCGTCAATCGTTGCCTGTGCTATTAGTGTTTATTTTGCCCCAGAGATCAATATACGTTTAGTGGTACTGTCGTCCATCATTGTATTTATTCCGGGTTTAGCATTAGCCCTAGGATTAGCAGAACTTGCAGCAAGGCACTTAGTGTCGGGTACAGCACGGGTGATGGACTCATTCATGTTGCTGTTTAAACTCTACTTTGGTGGTTTTATTGGCATAGGTATTGGTTTTGCATTATTTGGACAGGCCGACTTTGTGCAACCTGCGCCACTGCCAGCGTGGACGCCTTGGCTTGCTATATTTTTGCTGTGTAGCAGCCTAATAGTCATATTTAGAACCAAGCTTAAACATGCCGTGTGGTCTATCGCATCTGGCTTTATTGCTTATGGCACCAGTATTGGCTCGGCTATGTATCTCGATTACACCTTAGGGACCTTTGTTGGCGCATTAGCCGTTGGCATATTTAGCAACTTATTTAATCGCGTGGCCAACGCCCCCGCTTCTATTGTTGCTATGCAAGGCTTAATTGTATTAGTACCGGGTAGCAAAACCTATATTGGCTTAAATTCGCTTATTGAAGGTCAAGACTTTGTTTATGCAGAACATATAGGCCAGCAAACGTTTTTAATTTTTATGTCGCTAGTAGCTGGGTTAATTTTTGCCAACGTAGCACTACCACCTAAAAAGAGTTTGTAA